In a genomic window of Flavobacterium lipolyticum:
- a CDS encoding DegT/DnrJ/EryC1/StrS family aminotransferase: MKKIQMVDLKSQYEKIKTTVDASIQEVLDTNTYINGPLVHQFQKNLEDYLGAKHVIPCANGTDALQIAMMGLDLKPGDEVITADFTFAATVEVIALLQLTPVLVDVDVVNMNIDIEALKKAITPKTKAIVPVHLFGRAANMDAIMEIAAEHNLYVIEDNAQAIGADYISKSGAKSKVGVIGHVAATSFFPSKNLGCYGDGGAIFTNDDKLAHIIRGIVNHGMYERYHHDVVGVNSRLDSIQAGVLNAKLPLLDEYNAARRLAATKYNAAFAGNTHIITPEFDASQNDHVFHQYVLRIIDADRNALMQHLLDKGIPCAIYYPIPLHSQKAYADSRYKEEQFPVTNQLVKEVIALPMHTELDDEQIKFITDSVLEFLNK, encoded by the coding sequence ATGAAAAAAATTCAAATGGTTGACCTAAAAAGTCAATACGAAAAAATAAAAACTACAGTTGATGCCTCTATTCAGGAGGTTTTGGATACCAATACTTACATAAACGGTCCTTTAGTACACCAGTTTCAAAAAAATCTGGAAGATTATCTGGGGGCAAAACATGTGATTCCATGTGCAAACGGAACCGATGCTTTGCAAATTGCCATGATGGGATTGGATTTGAAACCGGGCGATGAGGTAATTACTGCCGATTTTACTTTTGCAGCTACGGTTGAGGTAATTGCTTTGTTACAATTGACGCCGGTTTTAGTAGATGTTGATGTTGTAAATATGAACATCGATATTGAAGCGCTTAAAAAAGCGATTACACCAAAAACAAAAGCAATTGTTCCGGTACATTTATTTGGACGTGCAGCAAATATGGATGCTATTATGGAAATTGCTGCCGAACATAATTTATATGTAATCGAAGACAATGCACAGGCAATTGGAGCAGATTATATTTCTAAATCAGGAGCAAAAAGCAAAGTAGGGGTAATTGGTCATGTAGCGGCAACTTCATTTTTTCCGTCTAAAAACTTAGGCTGTTATGGAGATGGAGGAGCAATTTTTACCAACGACGATAAATTAGCGCACATCATTCGCGGGATCGTAAATCACGGAATGTATGAGCGTTACCACCATGATGTTGTAGGAGTGAATTCACGTTTGGATAGTATTCAGGCCGGAGTTCTAAATGCAAAATTGCCATTATTGGATGAGTACAATGCAGCACGTCGTTTAGCGGCAACAAAATACAATGCAGCTTTTGCCGGAAATACACATATTATTACGCCGGAATTTGATGCAAGTCAAAATGATCATGTTTTTCATCAATATGTATTGAGAATTATTGATGCAGATCGTAATGCTTTGATGCAGCATTTATTGGATAAAGGAATTCCGTGTGCGATTTATTACCCGATTCCGTTGCATTCACAAAAAGCTTATGCTGATTCTCGTTACAAAGAAGAGCAGTTTCCAGTGACCAACCAATTGGTAAAAGAAGTAATTGCTTTGCCAATGCATACAGAACTGGATGATGAGCAAATCAAATTTATAACCGATTCTGTTTTGGAATTTTTGAATAAATAA